The Mycolicibacterium mageritense genome contains a region encoding:
- a CDS encoding alpha/beta fold hydrolase: MKRVEVGAGTIEYGEVGDPAGPPVVLLHGLLFNDTQWELALPHLPAGFRYLLPVLPLGGHRIPMRSDTDLTMDGMVGIVADFLDALELTDVTLVVTDWGGPLFLTHAGRDKRVARLVVCPSEAFDNFPPGFPGKVTWLASRTTATVALTMRLLRIGWLRRQWLMFGQMAKKPVPQHIVEAWTDAGLADKRIRRDLIGYCRTKFDKAELIEATNALAEFTGPALVLWTDNPVMPAEHGRRLADVLPNAQLRHVDDAYVLLMLDQPERTAREIGAFLTSG; this comes from the coding sequence ATGAAGCGAGTCGAAGTCGGTGCGGGAACCATCGAGTACGGCGAGGTCGGTGACCCGGCCGGGCCACCCGTCGTGCTGCTGCACGGGTTGCTGTTCAACGACACCCAGTGGGAGCTGGCGCTGCCGCACCTGCCCGCGGGGTTTCGCTATCTGCTGCCGGTCCTGCCGCTGGGCGGACACCGCATCCCGATGCGCTCCGACACCGACCTGACGATGGACGGGATGGTCGGGATCGTCGCGGATTTCCTCGATGCGCTGGAGCTGACCGACGTCACGCTCGTCGTCACCGACTGGGGCGGTCCGCTGTTCCTCACCCACGCCGGGCGCGACAAACGCGTCGCGCGGTTGGTCGTGTGCCCGTCAGAGGCGTTCGACAACTTCCCGCCGGGCTTCCCGGGAAAGGTCACCTGGCTGGCCAGCCGCACCACCGCAACGGTGGCGCTCACCATGCGCCTGCTGCGGATCGGCTGGCTGCGCCGCCAGTGGTTGATGTTCGGGCAGATGGCGAAAAAGCCGGTGCCCCAGCACATTGTCGAGGCCTGGACGGATGCGGGCCTGGCCGACAAGCGGATTCGCCGCGACCTCATCGGCTATTGCCGCACCAAGTTCGACAAGGCCGAGCTCATCGAGGCCACCAATGCCCTTGCGGAGTTCACCGGGCCCGCGCTGGTGTTGTGGACCGACAATCCGGTGATGCCCGCCGAGCACGGCCGACGGCTGGCCGACGTGCTACCGAACGCGCAGTTGCGGCACGTCGACGACGCGTACGTCCTGCTCATGCTCGACCAGCCCGAGCGGACGGCGCGCGAGATCGGTGCGTTTCTGACAAGCGGGTAA
- a CDS encoding YebC/PmpR family DNA-binding transcriptional regulator → MSGHSKWATTKHKKAVIDAKRGKMFAKLIKNIEVAARVGGGDPAGNPTLYDAIQKAKKSSVPNDNIERARKRGGGEEAGGADWQNITYEGYGPNGVAVLIECLTDNRNRAAGEVRVAMTRNGGNMADPGSVSYLFSRKGVVTLEKNGLTEDDVLMAVLEAGAEEVNDLDDSFEIICEPTDLVAVRTALQDAGIDYDSAEASFQPSVTVPVDLEGARKVLKLVDALEDSDDVQDVYTNIDIPDDVAAALDEE, encoded by the coding sequence ATGAGCGGCCATTCCAAGTGGGCCACCACCAAGCACAAGAAGGCCGTCATCGATGCCAAGCGCGGCAAGATGTTCGCCAAGTTGATCAAGAACATCGAGGTTGCGGCCCGCGTCGGCGGCGGTGACCCGGCAGGCAACCCGACACTCTACGACGCCATCCAGAAGGCCAAGAAGAGCTCGGTGCCCAACGACAACATCGAGCGGGCCCGCAAGCGTGGTGGCGGCGAAGAGGCCGGCGGTGCCGACTGGCAGAACATCACGTACGAGGGCTACGGCCCCAACGGTGTCGCGGTGCTCATCGAATGCCTGACCGACAACCGCAACCGCGCCGCGGGTGAAGTCCGGGTTGCGATGACCCGTAACGGCGGCAACATGGCCGACCCGGGCTCGGTCTCCTACCTGTTTTCCCGCAAGGGCGTGGTGACGCTGGAGAAGAACGGTCTGACCGAGGACGACGTGCTGATGGCCGTGCTGGAAGCCGGCGCCGAGGAGGTCAACGACCTCGACGACTCGTTCGAGATCATCTGTGAGCCGACCGACCTGGTGGCGGTGCGAACCGCGCTGCAGGACGCGGGCATCGACTACGACTCCGCGGAGGCCAGCTTCCAGCCCTCGGTCACAGTGCCCGTGGATCTCGAAGGCGCTCGCAAGGTGCTCAAGCTCGTCGATGCGCTGGAGGACAGCGACGACGTCCAGGACGTCTACACCAACATCGACATTCCGGACGACGTCGCGGCCGCACTCGACGAGGAGTAG
- a CDS encoding ArnT family glycosyltransferase, translating into MTTTLDDASAEPVQDIRPARITRERVALPALLVATAVAYLWHITVNGMGNQFYAAAVQAGSTNWEALLFGSLDPNNFITVDKPPVSQWVMGLSGQLFGFSSASMLVPEALMAVASVGVLYATVRWISGPNAALLAGAALALTPVAALMFRFNNPDAVMVLLMTAAAYCTVRALDRAGARWLALAGVALGFAFLAKMLEGLMVMPAIGLAYLAAAPVPVRRRVLHMLGSLAAFVVSAGWFVLLTLVWPASSRPYLAGSTDNNFMNLVLGYNGFGRVLGHNDYGFDRGDQTRGLPRLFTGEFGFEIGWLLPAALLAVVLVLISRGQAARTDIVRAGAILFGTWMVLDGLVLSFMKSMVHPYYCLSLAPAVAAMFALGVTEMWRIRDGRLGQFGLAAMLLVTGAWSWWILGRSASWLPPLRWTVLVVAVPATALLLWALRAGRRGIAVAALAVALAGGLGGTTAYTVATLGQPHTGGGPSAGPRAPDGGHGHGWFTDNPDLDTMLRATTTRWSAAVNRSSAAAGLELATGTPVMAIGGFTGSDPVPTLAQFQNYVADRQIAYYVLPEPKDKDHGGFFGRSVHTEITDWVKANFTATKVGSDLVYDLATPT; encoded by the coding sequence GTGACGACGACGCTTGACGACGCCTCCGCCGAGCCTGTGCAGGACATCCGGCCCGCGCGGATCACGCGGGAACGTGTCGCGCTGCCTGCCCTGCTGGTCGCCACCGCGGTGGCCTACCTGTGGCACATCACCGTCAACGGCATGGGCAACCAGTTCTACGCGGCCGCGGTGCAGGCCGGCTCGACGAACTGGGAGGCGCTGCTGTTCGGTTCGCTGGATCCCAACAACTTCATCACGGTCGACAAACCGCCCGTGTCGCAGTGGGTGATGGGGCTTTCGGGGCAGCTGTTCGGATTCAGCAGCGCCAGCATGCTGGTCCCCGAGGCACTCATGGCGGTGGCCTCGGTCGGGGTGCTGTATGCGACCGTGCGGTGGATCAGCGGGCCGAACGCCGCACTGCTGGCCGGTGCGGCTTTGGCGCTGACGCCCGTGGCGGCGTTGATGTTCCGGTTCAACAACCCCGACGCCGTGATGGTGCTGCTGATGACGGCCGCCGCGTACTGCACAGTGCGGGCACTCGACCGGGCCGGCGCCCGCTGGCTTGCGCTGGCCGGTGTCGCGCTGGGCTTCGCGTTCCTGGCCAAGATGCTGGAAGGCCTCATGGTGATGCCCGCGATCGGGCTCGCGTACCTGGCCGCCGCGCCCGTCCCGGTGCGGCGCCGGGTGCTGCACATGCTGGGCTCGCTCGCGGCGTTCGTGGTGTCGGCCGGCTGGTTCGTGCTGCTCACGCTCGTCTGGCCGGCCTCGTCGCGGCCATACCTGGCCGGCTCGACCGACAACAACTTCATGAACCTCGTGCTCGGCTACAACGGATTCGGCCGGGTGCTCGGCCACAACGACTACGGCTTCGATCGCGGCGATCAGACCCGGGGGCTGCCGCGGCTCTTCACGGGCGAGTTCGGTTTCGAGATCGGCTGGCTGCTGCCCGCCGCGTTGCTGGCCGTGGTGCTCGTGCTGATCTCGCGGGGCCAGGCAGCGCGCACCGACATCGTGCGGGCAGGCGCCATCCTCTTCGGCACCTGGATGGTGCTCGACGGTTTGGTGCTGAGCTTCATGAAGTCGATGGTGCATCCGTACTACTGCCTGTCGCTGGCGCCGGCCGTGGCGGCGATGTTCGCGCTCGGGGTCACCGAGATGTGGCGTATACGCGACGGACGGCTCGGTCAGTTCGGCTTGGCGGCAATGCTTCTCGTCACCGGCGCGTGGAGCTGGTGGATCCTGGGCCGCAGCGCGTCGTGGTTGCCGCCGCTGCGGTGGACGGTGCTCGTGGTCGCCGTCCCGGCCACCGCGCTGCTGCTGTGGGCACTGCGGGCGGGTCGGCGGGGGATCGCGGTGGCGGCGCTGGCCGTCGCATTGGCCGGCGGCCTCGGCGGCACGACCGCGTACACGGTCGCCACGCTCGGACAGCCACACACCGGGGGCGGCCCCAGCGCCGGACCGCGTGCGCCGGACGGCGGGCACGGCCACGGCTGGTTCACCGACAACCCCGACCTCGACACGATGCTGCGGGCTACCACCACCAGATGGTCCGCGGCCGTCAACCGGTCGTCGGCCGCGGCCGGTCTCGAATTGGCCACCGGCACACCGGTGATGGCGATCGGCGGGTTCACGGGCAGTGACCCGGTGCCGACTCTCGCGCAGTTCCAGAACTACGTCGCGGACCGGCAGATCGCCTACTACGTGCTGCCCGAGCCCAAGGACAAGGACCACGGCGGCTTCTTCGGCCGCAGTGTCCACACCGAGATCACCGACTGGGTCAAGGCCAACTTCACCGCCACCAAGGTGGGCTCCGACCTGGTCTACGATTTGGCGACGCCGACGTAG
- a CDS encoding SDR family oxidoreductase, protein MRVVIAGGHGKIALILEQLLAERGDSAVGLIRNPEQVADLEAAGAEAVVLDLEQASVDEVAAALRGADAVVFAAGAGPGSGAARKQTVDRDAAILLADAAEAAGVDRYVMVSAISADDRSLDDSYDDVFRAYMRAKSEADANVRARAGLRTTIVRPGGLTDEPGTGNVTVAESTGRGTIPRADVARVLLAVLHEPETAGRTFELITGETPIDAALHPPQ, encoded by the coding sequence ATGCGCGTTGTCATCGCCGGCGGCCACGGCAAGATCGCCCTCATCCTGGAGCAGTTGCTCGCCGAGCGCGGCGACTCGGCGGTGGGTCTTATCCGCAATCCGGAGCAGGTCGCCGATCTCGAGGCCGCGGGCGCCGAGGCCGTCGTGCTCGATCTGGAACAGGCGTCGGTCGACGAGGTCGCCGCCGCGCTGCGCGGCGCCGACGCAGTGGTGTTCGCCGCGGGCGCAGGGCCGGGCAGCGGCGCCGCCCGCAAACAGACCGTGGACCGCGACGCCGCGATCCTGCTGGCCGACGCGGCCGAGGCCGCCGGCGTCGACCGCTACGTCATGGTTTCGGCGATCTCGGCCGACGACCGGTCCCTCGACGATTCCTACGACGACGTGTTCCGGGCCTATATGCGGGCCAAGTCCGAGGCCGACGCCAATGTGCGGGCCCGCGCCGGGCTGCGCACCACGATCGTGCGTCCCGGCGGGCTCACCGACGAACCGGGGACCGGGAACGTGACCGTCGCGGAGTCGACGGGTCGCGGCACCATCCCCCGCGCCGATGTCGCCCGCGTGTTGCTGGCGGTCCTGCACGAGCCAGAAACCGCCGGCCGTACCTTCGAGCTCATCACGGGTGAGACGCCGATTGACGCGGCGCTTCACCCGCCGCAATGA